One part of the Methylobacterium terrae genome encodes these proteins:
- a CDS encoding xanthine dehydrogenase family protein molybdopterin-binding subunit, which translates to MTALTRRTLLVGGALLVGIGLEPVRAASPRGSLAGAPRIDAWIRIGEDGAVTVLTGKAELGQGIKTALIQVAAEELGLAPAALRLITADTYLTPNEGYTAGSHSMQDSATAIRHAAAAARALLAEAAGRRLSLPPEDLTVADGAVAAPDGRRLAFGELAAEVDLDADVPAAPRLRDPSAHAVVGRPLPRVDIPAKVAGGAAYVQDIRAPGMVHARIVRPPRPGARLVSVESDAVAARPGVIRVHRDGDVLAVLAEREYAAVTAMRALAQAAVWQGGSRVPEPDALFVDLAGRAAERTLILDRGTDAPAPPGRRLTAQYRRRYQMHGSIGPSCAVAEFDGTRLTVWSHAQGMFPLRKALAEMLGLPEDRVRCIHVEGSGCYGHNGADDAAGDAALLARALPGRPVRVQYTREQEHLWEPYGGAMLTEAAAVLGPDGRIADWDYAVRSPTHLTRPPGAGQLLSARMLATPFPAPPPKALPQPEGGGDRNAIPLYRLPRARVAHDFVADMPLRVSALRSLGAYMNVFSIESFVDELAEAAGADPVAFRLAHLDDPRARAAIEAAAARFGWGAPLPPGRGAGFAFARYKNLAAYCALAVEVAVERESGRVRLVRAQAAVDAGEVVNPHGIRDQIEGGVIQAMSWSLFEAVAHDAEGPTSRDWSTYPIARFPDVPERLDVHLIDRPGSPFLGAGEVAQGPTAAALANAIRAAAGVRLRELPMRPEVVKAAIGV; encoded by the coding sequence GTGACCGCGCTCACCCGCCGTACGCTGCTCGTCGGCGGCGCGCTCCTGGTCGGGATCGGCCTGGAGCCCGTCCGCGCCGCCTCGCCCCGCGGCAGCCTCGCCGGGGCGCCCCGGATCGACGCCTGGATCCGGATCGGCGAGGACGGCGCCGTCACGGTGCTGACCGGCAAGGCGGAGCTCGGCCAGGGCATCAAGACCGCGCTGATCCAGGTCGCCGCGGAGGAACTCGGGCTCGCTCCGGCCGCCCTGCGCCTGATCACCGCCGACACCTATCTGACGCCGAACGAGGGCTACACCGCCGGCAGCCACTCGATGCAGGATTCGGCCACCGCGATCCGGCACGCCGCGGCGGCGGCCCGCGCGCTCCTCGCCGAGGCCGCCGGGCGCCGGCTCTCCCTGCCGCCGGAGGACCTGACCGTGGCGGACGGCGCGGTCGCCGCGCCCGACGGCCGGCGCCTGGCCTTCGGCGAACTCGCCGCCGAGGTCGATCTCGACGCCGACGTGCCGGCCGCGCCGCGCCTGCGCGATCCGTCCGCCCACGCGGTCGTCGGCCGGCCGCTGCCGCGGGTCGACATTCCCGCCAAGGTCGCGGGCGGCGCGGCCTACGTCCAGGACATCCGCGCGCCCGGGATGGTGCATGCCCGGATCGTGCGCCCGCCCCGGCCCGGCGCGCGCCTCGTGAGCGTGGAATCCGACGCGGTCGCGGCCCGGCCCGGGGTGATCCGCGTCCACCGCGACGGCGATGTCCTGGCGGTCCTGGCCGAGCGGGAATACGCCGCCGTCACGGCGATGCGGGCGCTGGCGCAGGCCGCCGTCTGGCAGGGCGGCAGCCGCGTGCCGGAGCCCGACGCGCTCTTTGTGGACCTCGCCGGCCGGGCCGCGGAGCGTACCCTGATCCTCGATCGCGGCACCGATGCGCCGGCGCCGCCGGGGCGCCGGCTCACCGCGCAGTATCGGCGGCGCTATCAGATGCACGGCTCGATCGGCCCGTCCTGCGCCGTCGCCGAGTTCGACGGCACCCGCCTGACCGTGTGGTCGCACGCGCAAGGCATGTTCCCGCTGCGCAAGGCGCTGGCCGAGATGCTGGGCCTGCCCGAGGATCGGGTTCGCTGCATCCACGTCGAGGGCTCGGGCTGCTACGGCCATAACGGCGCCGACGACGCGGCGGGCGACGCGGCGCTCCTCGCCCGCGCCCTGCCCGGCCGGCCGGTGCGGGTGCAGTACACCCGCGAGCAGGAGCACCTGTGGGAGCCCTATGGCGGCGCCATGCTGACCGAGGCCGCGGCCGTGCTCGGGCCCGACGGCCGCATCGCCGACTGGGACTACGCGGTGCGCAGCCCGACCCACCTGACCCGCCCGCCGGGCGCCGGCCAGCTTCTCTCGGCCCGGATGCTCGCGACGCCCTTCCCGGCGCCGCCCCCGAAGGCGCTGCCGCAGCCCGAGGGCGGCGGCGACCGCAACGCCATCCCGCTCTACCGGCTCCCCCGGGCGCGGGTGGCGCACGACTTCGTCGCCGACATGCCGCTCCGGGTCTCGGCCCTGCGCAGCCTCGGCGCCTACATGAACGTGTTCTCGATCGAGAGCTTCGTCGACGAGCTCGCCGAGGCGGCCGGCGCCGACCCGGTCGCGTTCCGCCTCGCGCATCTCGACGATCCGCGCGCGCGCGCCGCGATCGAGGCCGCCGCCGCCCGCTTCGGCTGGGGCGCGCCGCTGCCCCCGGGCCGCGGCGCCGGATTCGCGTTCGCCCGCTACAAGAACCTCGCCGCCTATTGCGCGCTCGCGGTCGAGGTGGCGGTCGAGCGCGAGAGCGGCCGGGTGCGGCTGGTGCGGGCGCAGGCCGCCGTCGATGCCGGGGAGGTCGTCAACCCGCACGGCATCCGCGACCAGATCGAGGGCGGGGTCATCCAGGCGATGAGCTGGAGCCTGTTCGAGGCGGTGGCGCACGACGCCGAGGGCCCGACGAGCCGCGACTGGAGCACCTACCCGATTGCCCGCTTCCCCGACGTGCCGGAGCGCCTCGACGTCCACCTGATCGACCGCCCCGGTTCTCCCTTCCTCGGCGCCGGCGAGGTCGCGCAGGGCCCGACCGCGGCGGCGCTCGCCAACGCGATCCGGGCGGCCGCCGGCGTGCGCCTGCGCGAACTGCCGATGCGGCCGGAGGTGGTGAAGGCGGCGATCGGCGTCTGA
- a CDS encoding (2Fe-2S)-binding protein — protein sequence MPTLTVNGRTQAVAAEPETPLLYVLRDELGLNGAKFGCGLGQCGACTVEVEGRAVLSCLTPVGVLEGRPVTTVEGLGSPENPGPLQAAFIAENAAQCGYCIAGMVMRAHALLRANPHPDEAEIRAAMRLNLCRCGTHMRILAAVRRAAGREAGREAGLAPATAGATP from the coding sequence ATGCCGACCCTGACGGTGAACGGCCGCACGCAGGCCGTCGCGGCCGAGCCCGAGACCCCGCTCCTCTACGTGCTGCGCGACGAGCTCGGCCTCAACGGCGCCAAGTTCGGCTGCGGGCTCGGCCAGTGCGGCGCCTGCACGGTGGAGGTCGAGGGCCGGGCAGTGCTGTCCTGCCTCACCCCGGTCGGGGTGCTGGAGGGCCGGCCCGTCACCACGGTCGAGGGGCTGGGCAGCCCGGAGAATCCCGGCCCGCTCCAGGCCGCCTTCATCGCCGAGAACGCCGCGCAGTGCGGCTACTGCATCGCCGGCATGGTGATGCGGGCCCACGCCCTGTTGCGGGCGAACCCCCACCCGGACGAGGCCGAGATCCGGGCGGCGATGCGGCTCAACCTGTGCCGCTGCGGCACGCATATGCGGATCCTCGCCGCCGTGCGGCGCGCCGCCGGCCGAGAAGCCGGCCGAGAAGCCGGTCTCGCGCCCGCCACCGCGGGGGCGACGCCGTGA
- a CDS encoding cytochrome c, with the protein MGRRRIAIRLAGALPLALAAGFGLAAWRSSLAPGGPGPGETAPERVRRGATLAALGYCASCHTAEGGRPYAGGRGIATPFGTIYATNITPDPETGLGRWTLAAFARAMREGVDREGRHLYPAFPYTHYAGLSDADVAALYAFTMTREPVRAEARANALPFPLSWRPLIAGWKLLFFREPRIPGATAPADPGRDPDWHRGAYLAEALSHCGACHTPRNLLGAEIRSRAYAGGEADGWWAPPLDRSSPAPLPWSRDDLARYLADWDPRHGGAAGPMRPVVDAHRAVPAGEIRALAAYTATLYGPTPAGSRTGPVDWPVPPDDPASARGAKTYAGACAVCHESGGGAAGGVPYTTSSLGHRTTLRAPDPRNLLLVLRDGIAPREHAPGPIMPAFGTALTPAQTIDLAAYLRARFSPDGPWPNLDATVREVMRAAGPEARAGRIP; encoded by the coding sequence GTGGGGCGTCGCCGCATCGCCATCCGGCTCGCAGGGGCGCTTCCCCTCGCGCTGGCGGCCGGGTTCGGGCTGGCGGCCTGGCGCTCCTCCCTCGCGCCCGGCGGTCCCGGACCGGGCGAGACGGCGCCGGAGCGGGTGAGGCGGGGCGCGACCCTCGCCGCGCTCGGCTACTGCGCCTCCTGCCACACGGCGGAAGGGGGCAGGCCCTATGCCGGAGGGCGCGGGATCGCGACGCCGTTCGGCACGATCTACGCCACCAACATCACCCCGGACCCGGAGACCGGGCTCGGCCGCTGGACGCTGGCCGCCTTCGCCCGGGCGATGCGCGAGGGCGTCGACCGCGAGGGCCGCCACCTCTACCCCGCCTTTCCCTACACCCACTATGCCGGCCTGAGCGATGCCGACGTCGCCGCCCTCTACGCCTTCACGATGACCCGGGAGCCGGTGCGGGCGGAGGCGAGGGCCAACGCCCTGCCCTTCCCGCTGTCCTGGCGCCCGCTGATCGCCGGCTGGAAGCTCCTGTTCTTCCGCGAACCCCGGATCCCGGGCGCGACGGCGCCGGCCGATCCGGGCCGCGATCCGGACTGGCACCGCGGCGCCTATCTCGCCGAGGCCCTGAGCCATTGCGGCGCCTGCCACACGCCGCGCAACCTCCTCGGCGCCGAGATCCGCTCCAGGGCCTATGCGGGCGGAGAGGCCGACGGCTGGTGGGCCCCGCCCCTCGACCGCTCCTCCCCGGCGCCGCTGCCGTGGAGCCGGGACGACCTCGCCCGCTACCTCGCCGACTGGGACCCCCGGCACGGCGGCGCCGCGGGCCCGATGCGCCCGGTGGTCGACGCGCACCGTGCGGTGCCGGCGGGCGAGATCCGGGCGCTCGCGGCCTATACGGCGACGCTCTACGGGCCAACGCCCGCCGGCAGCCGCACCGGCCCGGTCGATTGGCCGGTGCCGCCGGACGACCCCGCCTCGGCGCGGGGGGCGAAGACCTATGCGGGCGCCTGCGCGGTCTGCCACGAGAGCGGCGGGGGCGCGGCCGGCGGAGTGCCGTACACCACCTCGTCGCTCGGCCACCGCACCACCCTGCGGGCGCCGGACCCGCGCAACCTGCTCCTCGTCCTGCGCGACGGCATCGCGCCGCGGGAGCACGCCCCGGGGCCGATCATGCCGGCCTTCGGGACGGCGCTGACCCCGGCCCAGACCATCGATCTCGCCGCCTACCTGCGCGCCCGCTTCAGCCCCGACGGGCCGTGGCCGAACCTCGACGCGACGGTGCGCGAGGTGATGCGGGCGGCCGGGCCCGAAGCCCGGGCGGGGCGCATCCCGTGA